One part of the Vitis riparia cultivar Riparia Gloire de Montpellier isolate 1030 chromosome 8, EGFV_Vit.rip_1.0, whole genome shotgun sequence genome encodes these proteins:
- the LOC117920493 gene encoding UDP-glycosyltransferase 73D1-like → MASTSNRLHFILVPLLAQGHMIPMIDMARLLAERDVVVSLITTPFNASRFENTIHRAADAGLHIRLVPIPFPCREVGLPPECENLDIVPSRDLIRNFYSAMDKLQKPLEHYLQQQKPPPSCIISDKCLSWTSGTARKFGIPRLVFHGMCCFSLLSSHNIWLHNAHRSVLSDSQPFVVPGMPQKIEIKKAQLPGAFVTLPDLDDIRNQMREAESTAYGVVVNTFNELEHGCVEEYEKAIKKKVWSIGPVSLSNKHNLDKFERGNKASIDEKQCLGWLDSMKPGSVVYACLGSQCRLVPAQLIELGLGLEASKQPFIWVIKTGERFSELEDWLVEERFEDRIKGRGLVIKGWAPQVLILSHPAMGGFLTHCGWNSTVEGVCSGVPMITWPLFAEQFLNEKLIIEVLRIGVSLGVEVPVRWGDEERVGVLVKKCEVEKAVETLMDGGEEGEMRKKRARELSASARRAMEDGGSSHVNMSILIQDITKLQSTQENS, encoded by the coding sequence ATGGCATCAACATCCAACCGGCTTCACTTCATTTTGGTCCCGTTACTGGCACAAGGCCACATGATCCCCATGATAGACATGGCAAGGCTATTGGCTGAGCGGGATGTTGTGGTAAGCTTGATCACCACCCCTTTTAATGCCTCCAGATTCGAGAACACCATCCACCGAGCCGCTGATGCCGGGCTTCACATTCGGCTAGTTCCAATCCCATTTCCGTGTCGAGAGGTTGGGCTCCCTCCGGAGTGTGAGAATCTTGACATTGTACCTTCAAGGGACCTTATCAGGAACTTCTATAGTGCTATGGATAAGCTACAGAAACCATTGGAACACTACTTGCAACAACAGAAGCCCCCTCCCAGCTGCATAATTTCGGATAAATGCCTTTCTTGGACATCTGGCACAGCTCGAAAGTTTGGGATACCGAGGCTTGTTTTCCATGGGATGTGCTGCTTCTCGCTTTTAAGCTCCCATAATATTTGGCTTCACAATGCCCACCGTTCTGTGCTTTCGGATTCCCAGCCATTTGTGGTGCCCGGGATGCCTCAGAAGATTGAGATAAAAAAAGCCCAGCTGCCAGGAGCTTTTGTTACCTTGCCAGACCTGGACGATATTCGGAACCAGATGCGGGAAGCTGAATCAACAGCATATGGAGTGGTGGTGAATACTTTCAACGAGCTGGAGCACGGCTGCGTGGAGGAGTATGAAAAGGCTATaaagaaaaaggtttggagCATAGGACCGGTTTCTCTAAGTAACAAGCATAATTTGGACAAGTTTGAGAGAGGAAACAAAGCTTCAATAGATGAGAAACAGTGCTTGGGATGGCTAGATTCAATGAAACCAGGGTCAGTTGTTTATGCCTGCCTTGGTAGCCAATGTCGTTTGGTTCCAGCGCAGTTGATAGAACTTGGTCTGGGTTTAGAAGCATCAAAACAGCCGTTTATTTGGGTAATCAAGACAGGAGAAAGATTTTCAGAGCTAGAGGATTGGCTAGTGGAAGAGAGGTTTGAAGATAGAATCAAAGGGAGAGGACTTGTGATCAAGGGTTGGGCCCCTCAAGTTTTGATTCTGTCCCATCCAGCCATGGGAGGGTTCTTAACCCATTGTGGTTGGAACTCAACAGTAGAAGGGGTGTGCTCTGGGGTGCCAATGATAACGTGGCCGTTATTTGCTGAGCAGTTCTTGAACGAGAAACTTATTATCGAAGTTTTGAGGATTGGAGTTAGCTTGGGCGTTGAGGTCCCCGTTAGATGGGGAGATGAAGAGAGAGTTGGGGTTTTGGTGAAGAAATGTGAAGTGGAGAAGGCTGTAGAGACATTGATGGATGGAGGAGAAGAAGGTGAAATGCGGAAAAAGAGGGCAAGAGAACTTTCAGCGTCAGCAAGAAGAGCCATGGAAGACGGAGGATCTTCTCACGTTAACATGTCAATTTTGATCCAGGATATCACGAAGCTACAATCCACTCAGGAGAACAGCTAA